Genomic DNA from bacterium:
GGGATTCGAACCCCTGTTACCGGCGTGAGAGATCGGTAAGTAAAAGGCTGTAAACCCTTGTGTTAGCTTGTCTCCAGTTTCATCTGCCAGCAAGTGCCACCGTCCCATCCGCGTGCATGTGACCCCGACTTCATGCAAGCGACAGCCAACATCGTGACCTATGTTACTGGCCTTCAAATCCCGAGAAGGGCAGGAGGGAGGGGAACGGCCCGGCCGTACCATCCAGCAGAAAGCCTGAGCACTCGCTCAAGCTTTCCTTTAGCTAAAGAAACAGGCTCCCCGTCGCCGAAGAGCCTACTTCTTCTGTCGTGTGCGTTGATGCTATTTGAGCAGCAGCATCTTCTGTGTAACGGTGTGGCTTGCGGCTTCCAAGCGGTAGATGTATACGCCCGATGCCATGCATGTTCCGTTCCAACTGATGGAATGGTAGCCCGCCGCCTGCGGGGCATCGACTAAGGTCGCCACCTGTTGTCCCATCACATTATAAAGCGTCAGGCGGACTTGGCCTGATGCAGGCACGGCGTAACGGATCGTCGTCGTGGCATTGAAGGGATTCGGATAGTTCTGCTCGAGGATGCAGGTTTCCGGAGCCTTCAGGTAGTTCTCGTGATGCGCCTCCGGAGCCGCAGGAATTACCCGCTCCACGGCACGCCGCAGCGATTGAATGGTCTGGGCGGAGACGACGGGGGCTTCTGAATCCAGGCCGCTACGCAGGCTGTCATATTGCAGGCGCAGCACTGTGATGGCATAGTCAAGAGCCGCACAGGCCGAATCCACGTCGCTGGGCGGATTAGCCATAATTTGCTGGTAGATGTTCATCGCGGACGCGTACTGATGATCCTCCACCAGTGCGCGCGTCGCCAGATCCTGCGCGGTTTCCACGAGACAGGTGTCGCTTGCATGCGTCGTCACTACGGTGCCGTAGTAGGTCAGCAAATCGCTGTAGCCGCTGTTCACCTGCATTTGATTGTTCAGCAGGCGCGAAGCGGCGACCTGGGCCCAACTGCTGTCCGGATACTGGCTGATAGTCTGTGTATAGGCGGTAGAGGCATCGGCCGTATTCCCCGCCATCTCAGCGGCGTAACCCTGTTCAAACGAGGTCTGTGCCGCATTGGTGCTGAGGCTCTTGGGGGCCTCGCAGCCGCCAAAGGAGGCGGTCGGGGAGTAGCTCCACAACGTCAGGTCCGACGGCCAAAAGGCCCCGGCCGTGGGCGGGGTGGGATACCAAGAATTGCCATGGACGTCGTGCTTAGGAGCGGATTTGGAGACGTCCTCCATAAAGAAGCCCTTGGTGCCGTAGATGGTGAACTGATTGGCGCCTCCGGCGCAGACCGGGTAGCTGTCCTCCATCGTGATCAAGGTCAGATCGGTGGCAGTGAAGCTATTGGAGCCACCGTCCACACCGTTAGTGTTCCAGAGCACCGGGTAGCTGCCGTTGGCCAAGAGCATTTCGCCGGACTTGTCATCCTCGAACGTATTGCAGTAAAGTGTGGGGGAACTCGCGTAGCCGTTCAGGCCGAAGTCCGCGTTAGCGTACACATGGCAGCGGCTGATTTTCGGCGAGGAGCTGGTCAGCAAAATACCGTCGTCGAAATTGTCGTGGATCTGGCAGGTGCTGATCGTGGCCAGCGGGGTAGACATCATCGAAATGCCCTCGGCGCTGTTTACCGAAATCTCGCAGTTGCTGATCGTCGGTGCGCCCGAACCTGCAGGACTGTAGATGTGGATGCCCTGGCCGTTATTCTGAATCGTGCAGTGATCTGCCAAAAGTGCCGTCGCCGCGGTCGTACTCAGGCCGACGCTCGCGCCCGTGATTGTGCAGTAAGACAGATTAGCCGTGCCGCGAACGTCGATCCCGTTCCATGGTGACGTCTGATCGTCGCCGACGCGGCTGAAGGTAATTTCCTGTCCGCTGGCACCTGCGGCAAGCAACGTGCCCTTGACGGTCAGCTTGGCATCCGGGGCAAACATCAGGTGCGCGCCTGCCGATACCGTGACTGTTGCACCAATCGGAAGCGTGACATCGCCGACCACGATCCAATCGCCGCTGACCGTCGTGGGCAACGGATGTAATGCATCCGCCACGTTGAACTCCCAGCGCTTGATCACGGTGTGATCGACATTGTCGTCGTTGGAATCGGGAGTGCGCAGCGTCATCGTCAATACGCGGTGCTGGAGATCAGTGGCCTCGATCTGCACATCCACAATACCATATTCGGACGCATGAGAATAGTCAGATGCTTCCCACCATGTCTGCGCGTGGAACGAGTAGGGGGGCATAGTTCCGCCGTAAGTGACCATGAACAGCGCGGCGGGGCTGTTAGCACTGTCCGTGGCGACCCAGCAGACTTGGGAGACGAGAGGATCAGCCACAACCTTAACGATGCCATTGTTTGCAACCTCTCCGGCTGTCCATGATCCTGTGTTGGGATCATAGCGCAGCAGGCGGCCATGATGGTTGGACTGGATGTCCCCACCGATGTAAGCGGGCATGCCGTCGTATTGGCCAACTGACACTGAACGATAATGCACGCCAAAATCAGGATAGGTGTTGCCGTTGATCAGAGTGAAGTTCTGCCCACGGTCTCCTGACATCCAGATGGAAGAGACAAAGGCGCTGGCATCACACAAATAGTACAACTGATTGTTGGCCGGAGCAATGTACCCCCAGCTTGCTTGGGTGGGTAATCCCACACAGCTTGCAGGGTGCCATCCCTGATCGTCAAGCCATAGGCGGGGTTGACCGTCAGTTGTCCGACCGTCAAATGATATGTAATTTCCTGACGGCGAGGATGCAACATCATAAACGTTGGCTCGTGTGTTACCGGACTCTGTGAATAGAGTGACCGAATCCCATGTCATGTAGTCAGGCTCGATCAGCGTTTTGACCGTTGGGCCAGTTTCGCCTATTGGGTTGTAGACGATCCATGGGGCACCTGCTCCTCCTTCCGGACGCATAAAAGGCTTTGTTCCCTCTTCTTGCGTTCCCAACGAAATTGTATGAGCGATCCCAGTTGATGACTTTACTTGAATAATCAGCGACTTGTCGTCTGGATAAATGGGATCAGCGGCATGATTGATCAGGGCAACATCCGTGTACGGTCCGAACGAGGCGTGACTCAAACCGCTCCAGGCATGATCCCAGTGCTGAAAGAGACTCGGAGTGTAGGTAATCTCGTGCCATGTAATGCTGGGATGTGTCAAGTCCGCGAATGTAATTTGGCCCACATAGGATGCGTCCCAGCCCATAACCGCGATTTTGTCGTGAAGCCAGCCATTGCGATCGCTCACGATTTTGTGCACATCCAGTGCGCGAATGGCATCACCGCCATTGACTGCTGCGTTGGCCGATTGCCAATGTGCTCCCTGATCACCGGAAATGAATACGCCGTGGTTTGTCGCTGTTGCCAATACAAGCGCTTCCGCACCGTTTACGTTGCAGCGAATTGCTTTTACATCGTATGGCACTGTGTTGACCGGGAACGGTGGATTCTGTTCAGGATCAACTCGTTGCCAGTTTTGAATACCTTCACCATTTGGATGAATAGGCAAGTCGCCAACAAACGTCTCAAATTCCCCTTCATTTCCCATTGCGACACCATAAATCTTCTTGAGCACCGGATACGTGTCCACCGAGATTTGCAAATTCACGAGCGGACGCATGTTTGCAGGTACGGCCAGTGCGGGGTCAACTTCATTCCACACAGGCAATAAGCGCTCGTTAGAGGTCCAGTACATCCGGTCGGTCGTTACCGGATCATGTTGAAGTGAAGGATCGCCTTGGGGAAGTGTGGTTGTGGTTACGATAATCGGCTCGACTTGGAGGCTGTGGGCAGAGTTCTCCTGCTCAATTCCGTCCAGATCATATACCCAGCGCCCTGCCGGAACATTGCCGTCGTTCACCGCAGGAGTCCAGGGAGTGTCGTAATATGTGTATGTGCCCGTTGACCACCAATGGTAATCATAGCATGCGTCAGTCGTCGTCAGACCGCCTGCCATGCAATTCCGGTCAGGAATATCGTCCGCATAGTGGCACTCGCCGAGGCTGGTAATCGTAGTGATCGGGATACTCCGGACCAACCAACTTGTCTGGTCACACACGGCATGACAATAGCTGTATCCATCAGGGCTGGCCATGACAATGGTTGAACCCACACCCTGCTGAAACGACATGTCCGCCACGCCCGACTCGCAAAACGCCGGATAGGCGCCGACCGCATTGGTCCAATTCGAACCATAAATGAGGTGATCGAGTGTTCCGGCGGCATTGCCATTTGGGAATCGCAAAAAACCCCATTGTGGATTAGCGTTTGCATCGAATCCTGGTAGAGGTTGATGGCGGGAATCAAGCACATAGAGGTCACTGCTGGCATCACACTCCTGATGCTCGTATGCACCGCCAGTACCCGTATGTGAAACAGGGATAGCCAAGGGAGTCGGCGCTGGTTGCGCCCAGCAGACAGACAACGAAATCACGATCCAAACGAACACGCCAGCGCGTGCGAGTCGGCAAAACATGATGCTCTCCTAAGAAAATACGTTGAGTACATTACTCACCGCCCAAAGGGGCAGGACTTATTTCAGGATCAAGAGTTTCTGTCTGGCGGTTCTGCTGCCGCTGGCGACCTCCAGCACGAAAAGTCCTGAGGCAGACGGGGCATCGGGAGCAAGGGATGTGCGACTGTTGGCAAGCCGCCGTTGCAGCAGTCGTTGTCCCAGCAGATTGTAGACGCTGACGGTGACCGGCCCCTGCGCAAACCACTCCGGTGCAAGCTGAAGCGATGGCCAGCCGTTGCTTGGGTTGGGAAACACCGACACCGCGAAGGAGGACGGCGGAAGGATGAAGGATGAAGTTGCGGACGGCCCCTGAGCCACGAAGGAGAGCCAACCGGTGTCGGGGACGCTGGTAATGTTCTCCCAGAAGTCCTCGGCTTGGCCCCGATAATCGAACCGGCCTTCATGCGGCACCACAAACGTGGTACTGTAGCGCGAGCCCGATGTCCGTTCCATGCTCACGGTGCTGACCTGACCGCTGTCGGAAATCAGCACGCGCACTTCCGAGAGTGTGTCGTTGTCGGCGGCGGTCGCTTCCAAACGCAGGGTGTCGCCTTGCCGGATCGTATCCTGTCCCCATAGATCCAGTGTCAGCGCCGGCGGCAGCGTGTCCGGGGTAAGGGTTCCATTGACGGTGCGGTAGTCCTCGGTCGTCCAGCTGTCATGGAATCCCTGCCAGTAGAGCCGCACCTCGTTGCCGACAAACTGGCCGGTGCCGTACCAGCTGTAAAATGCCACGCCATCCACATACTGCTGCGGGTACCAGTCCTTGCCGTGGTTAGCCGACAACCGAAAATAGATACCCCAGCGGGTCGAATCGGCGCTGCCGTAGTCCTGCCAGGCCACGCCCCACAGTTTGCCGTGGCAAAAGGCTTCCGGTTCGGCCATGTAGGACGAGAGCGTCGCCCCTTGGGAGAGCGTGCGCGGCAGACTCCAGCTCACACCGGCATCGGTGGTGCGCTGGTAGTACAAGGTTTCCATCACGAAGCCGTCGGTGTGGGTACAGACGCTGAGTTGGATTGCGGTCTCGGAGGAACTATCGGCCGTCAGCAGGCTGTTGATAATGTAGGCGGCCATCGGTTGGCCGGGCAAATCCTGATACGGACTCCAACTCTGGCTGCTGCGGTCGCCGACCGACACACCCACACGCGAGGAACGTCCAACATGTCGGGCCTCATCGAGCAAGATGTTCGTCCGCGTCAGCCCCGCTCCGATGACGAAAGTCGAATCGCCCGCGAGGGGTATCAGGAGCCGCCAGTGATCCCCACCATCATCGCTGATCGAAATGCGCTTGTCAAAATGGCCTTGGGTGTCTATATTGACGACAACCACTTGCCTGCCGACAGCCGTTCCCGCAGAAAGCCATCGATTACTTATAGGCGGCAAACAGGTAGCCCATGTAGCTCCGCCGTCCAGCGACCGCATGGTTTGGCTGGTCACGTGGAAGGTGGAATCTTCAGTATCGTAAAACGCAAAGATGCGTCCGTCTGCCCCGCTGAGGATGAGCCGGACATTATCATAGAAGTTGCTATCCAGCCGTTGCCAAGCGCTCCAGGTTTGCCCGTTGTCGAAGGAATGGGCCACGACCGGCGTGTAGTTGGGGTTCTGGCTGCCATCGGACAACGTTCCACCGGCCAGTAGCGTGTCCCCCATCATGATGAAGCTATGGTAGCTTTCCAGACTGCACCCGCTGTTCAGCCACCTCGCTTGTCCCCAAGTCACCGGCACCTGTGGCTGGGCGAAAAGGCTGGTATGCATGATGAGCAACATCAGCAGGCTCAAACTTATGTGCCATAGGGGGTGGTGTCTCTTCATCTTGGTCTCTGCTTTTTTGCGTGGATCATCCGCTCGGGTCGCGCACCGCTACGTTTTTGTTGGTCAGCAATATGAAGAACCGCTCGCAGAATGTCAAGTGCGATAGGGCATTGTGTATAAAATGGTTTGCATTACCGTGAATATGACCAAGAAAGGAAAGAGTGCAAGAAATTGCGCACACCGCATTCTATTGGCTATAGTAGGCTTCCAGCAAACGTCTCGAACGTTCACAACCTGATTTCGGATTTACAAATCGCCAAATCTGCATCAGCAACGAAATCTTCTGCTGGTAGTGACGGCTACGATTGAAGACCTCAACGATGACGGCCGGGGGGGGCTGGTGCATCTGGTGCTGTGAACTCGCAGATGCGGTAACCCGACGCCGTAGAACAACTTGCCCAGTAGGTGCGTCTTTCTTTGTGCTCTGTATCGAAGGCTGGCACAAGCAATTTCGCGGATTACCGTTTCAGTCAGCCAAGGCTCCGCCAGGAAATCATAACCCGATAGTCATTCCTGTTGCACACCCCAAAGGAAACAGGCTCCCCATCGCGGAGGAGCCTGTTTCCTTTGGTCAAGCCGTAACACCTCTACCGGACGAGCATCATCTTCTTCGCGTCTACGAAGTTTCCGGCCTTGATACGATAGATATACAGACCGGAGGCAACGGATGCTCCGGATGTGGTCCTGCTGTCCCACGTCAGACGGTAGGCACCGGCGGGCCGGACTTCATCGATCAGCTTAGCCACTTCCTGTCCGAGGATGTTGAACACCTTCATTTCCACTCGCACCGCCTCCGGCACATCGAACCGGATTTCCGTATTGGGGTTAAAGGGATTCGGGTAGTTCTGGTAAAGAGCATACTGCGTGGGGATCATCGGACCGTGGCCCTTGGCACTCATTGCAGGGTTATCCAACAGGCGCGCACATTCGATGACCCGGCGTTGCAGTTCTTTGACATTCGCACAGCGAATCTGCGGACTACGCGGGTGAACGCTCTTGTTGTGCCGGTTGAAGAAACCGATACCCATTGCGTCCACCAAGGCTTCAAGAGAGTCCTTGAGCGTCGGAGCCGTCTCCATCATCTCCTCCAATCCCGCCAAGGCCTCGGAGGGGTTCCCTTCCCGTGCTTTGGCAACATAGGAGAATCGCTTGGCCTGAATGCGCTGCGCCGGATCCGTCAGGGTGTTGGACTGTTCGGCAAGGAACTTGCTTACCGTCCCGTTCAAATCACCCTTCTGGGCCAAGCCTGCCAGGTTCGCCAACGCGGCAGGCACCAGCTTCGATCCCGGATGATCGGCCAGGAACGTCATTGTGCGCTGGAGCGACGCCTGCTTGTCACCGGCATTGCGGAGCGCCTTGGCCGTGCGCCACTGGGACAGCTCCTCGCGATAGTGATTCAGCATCATCGCCTGGTTAGAGCGCTTCTCGTTGACGGCCGATAGTCCCTTCTGTGCTGATCGCACTGGCCCCTTCGCTAACGCACCGCCCGCCACTGTCGTAGTCGCGGTCAAACCGATGGTCGGTTGGAGGGCACTGATGGTCGTTGCCGGGTTGCCTGAGCCGGGCGTCCATGTATCCGTCTGGTGTTTGTCCGAGGTGCCGGGAAGCATACCGGACAGGCCGTCGCCGATGGACTGCGTGCTCGCCTCGCACGATGCGAAGGTTGCAAGAGACGTGTCAACGGACCAGAAAGACGGCGAAGCCGGGCACAGGTGAGCATAGAAGGCCGTATCGCCCGGCGTGTAGGGAGCCCACGTATTCATCCCGATGCTCCAGCTTCCGCTGGTCGCGCCGGACGCCAAGTAGCGCCCGTTGCCCGTCCAGAGGTCAAAGGAGTTTTCGCCGTCCCCGACGTCCACATAAGACGGATCGGAGCTGTAGATCAGCGTTCCGGAACTGTCGGCAAGCTGCGTATGCGCACCTACCAGATCCACGGTCCCGCCGTTGACCCAGATTTCCGCCAGGGTATCGCCGTTGTCTGTAACCTGGCTGCACTCCAAGGTCAGATTGCCGCCTTCCCAATTCAATATGCCGTTTCCGTCACTGCCGGTAATCGTCGTGCCGATGACGTTCAGATCGGCGTTGCTGTAGTAGTTCAGCAAACCGGCTTCCCGGCTGCCTTCAATGTGGCAGTTTTCAATGCGCAGATGAGCATCGCCGAACAGCGCCAGGGCGCTGCTGCTCCCGGCGCCAAACATGTCCACGCCACCCATCCTCTGTAAAGTAGAATTAGTTAGGTAGCTGCTGCTGTCCGTGCCGTAGCAGATGATCCCGTCGGCGAATATTTTAAAGGTGCAGGAATCCGCCTGGAAAATCGGCATCCGGGTTGTGGTTTCCAAGGGGTTTTCGTTGCTGTTGACCCAGCCACTTCCTTGAAGCACCGCATGTTTCATCTCCACGTAACCGCATGTAGACGCGATATTCGGGCCTCCGGTGCTGACCGTGTCCCAGTTCATGATCACCTGGCTTTGTGCTGTGCCGAGCACGTAGAGCTTACCGCGTGGCTGGGACTCACTGAAACCGTCCACGGTAATTGAACCATGCGGTCCGAAGTTCACTACCGCTTCTTCCGTTCCCGGATGGGGCAGGATGACCAGCGTTCCACCCTGGGCAATCTCGATCATCGTATCCACCTGGCAGGGGGCATACATGATCACGCTGTCGGTGATCACGGTCTGCGTCCAGAGATTCATGCGCTCCATAAACATCCGCGCCGAATCCGTATGCTGTATGACCGACAGGGCCGTGAAGCCTGCCGTATCCGAAGACAACTTGTGCACCGCCACCATCTGCTTCTGGGCGCTGGCACTGGCCCGATCCAGCCGGGTCGCTCCGTAAGTTGCCAGCGAGTCATACAGGCTGTTGGCCTTGGCGATGCTGTCCTTTTCGGCCCAGCACCAACCAATCGTATTTTTCAGCCAACGCTTAAGCGCCGCATTGGTGGTGGTATCGGCGATGGAAGACAGATACAGCCGCGTGCTGTCCACCGAGTAGTGGGCTGCCCGGTCTACATCCAGCAGCCGGTCGGCGGCGGCAAAGGCGTAGTCCGATTTCGGCGAGAGCTTCACCAGATTGCGATACGCGGTGCGGGCACTGCTCCAGTCCGGCACCGCTTCGCTGTTGTGCGGGGCCAGGAAGTCGGTAATCAGGGAATCCGGTTCCGTGGCATCGCCCCGGAATGCCGGACAGTTGCTCCACGAAGAATCCACGCGGGAGAGCAGCACACTGCTGGGCAGACGGTTCAGGATGTTGGCCGTATCCGTCCGGCCCCAGTAGACGTCGCGCCACCAGTCGCGGGTGGGATGATCTTCCCAGCGAACCAGTGTGGATGTGCCTGCCGAGTCGGCGATCTGGTTGTGGCCGTTGTAAAGGCCCAAGCCGATGCGGCCCATCAGCGTCAGTTGCCCTTCCCTGCCGACCGTGTGGTTGGCCCGGATGCTGTTGCCGCGCCAGTTGACGTTGGGCGCTGCGACCGTATCGACCGAACTCATCATCACCGCGCCACCATAGGCCGTGATGCCCGGTCCGGTGTTGCCTTCCACGTTCGTGCATTTCAGGAAGGCTTGTGAGCCGGTGTAGAGCCCAAGGCCGCCTGCTGTGCCGTCGCCGCTGTTGCTGTCCACCACACAGTTTTCGAGGTAGTAAGTGGACCGGGAAAGGCCCACAAGACCCGGGCCGCTGTTGCGGGAGACCGCACAGTTCGACAGATGGCCTGTGGCAAGGTTGGCAATGACCACGCCGTCCTGGTTGGAGGTCAGGGTGCAGCTATCGGCCAGCACGGTGCCGCCGTTGATGGCCATCACACCAGTGTGGTTACCGGCAAATGAGCAGTGCTTAAGACTGACTACTCCGTTGTCAGCCAGCAATCCGGCTTGGGAATTTACGAACTGGCAGTACGCAAAGGATGAAGTGTCCGCCGCATGCTTGCTGATCTGCACGCCCAGCCACTTCAGGCTGTCCGCTGTGGATGTGAACACGATGGGCAGCGAATCCGTACCGATGCAATGCAGCTTGCCATACGGGCTGACCAGCAATCGTGCTGTATCCGCAAAAGAAACGACCGTGCCCGGTTGCAGTTCAAGGGTTGCGCCGCTGTCCACGATCAGGCTACTGAAGGTGGGAGAACCTTCCACCTTGACGGAACCACCGGAGACATGCACAATGTCCTCAAAGGTTGTCTTTTGCATCGAGTGAGATTGGATACCGCTGGCCGGGCTGATACTCAGACCGTCTGTGCCTCTGAGGAATTT
This window encodes:
- a CDS encoding right-handed parallel beta-helix repeat-containing protein; this encodes MRFPNGNAAGTLDHLIYGSNWTNAVGAYPAFCESGVADMSFQQGVGSTIVMASPDGYSYCHAVCDQTSWLVRSIPITTITSLGECHYADDIPDRNCMAGGLTTTDACYDYHWWSTGTYTYYDTPWTPAVNDGNVPAGRWVYDLDGIEQENSAHSLQVEPIIVTTTTLPQGDPSLQHDPVTTDRMYWTSNERLLPVWNEVDPALAVPANMRPLVNLQISVDTYPVLKKIYGVAMGNEGEFETFVGDLPIHPNGEGIQNWQRVDPEQNPPFPVNTVPYDVKAIRCNVNGAEALVLATATNHGVFISGDQGAHWQSANAAVNGGDAIRALDVHKIVSDRNGWLHDKIAVMGWDASYVGQITFADLTHPSITWHEITYTPSLFQHWDHAWSGLSHASFGPYTDVALINHAADPIYPDDKSLIIQVKSSTGIAHTISLGTQEEGTKPFMRPEGGAGAPWIVYNPIGETGPTVKTLIEPDYMTWDSVTLFTESGNTRANVYDVASSPSGNYISFDGRTTDGQPRLWLDDQGWHPASCVGLPTQASWGYIAPANNQLYYLCDASAFVSSIWMSGDRGQNFTLINGNTYPDFGVHYRSVSVGQYDGMPAYIGGDIQSNHHGRLLRYDPNTGSWTAGEVANNGIVKVVADPLVSQVCWVATDSANSPAALFMVTYGGTMPPYSFHAQTWWEASDYSHASEYGIVDVQIEATDLQHRVLTMTLRTPDSNDDNVDHTVIKRWEFNVADALHPLPTTVSGDWIVVGDVTLPIGATVTVSAGAHLMFAPDAKLTVKGTLLAAGASGQEITFSRVGDDQTSPWNGIDVRGTANLSYCTITGASVGLSTTAATALLADHCTIQNNGQGIHIYSPAGSGAPTISNCEISVNSAEGISMMSTPLATISTCQIHDNFDDGILLTSSSPKISRCHVYANADFGLNGYASSPTLYCNTFEDDKSGEMLLANGSYPVLWNTNGVDGGSNSFTATDLTLITMEDSYPVCAGGANQFTIYGTKGFFMEDVSKSAPKHDVHGNSWYPTPPTAGAFWPSDLTLWSYSPTASFGGCEAPKSLSTNAAQTSFEQGYAAEMAGNTADASTAYTQTISQYPDSSWAQVAASRLLNNQMQVNSGYSDLLTYYGTVVTTHASDTCLVETAQDLATRALVEDHQYASAMNIYQQIMANPPSDVDSACAALDYAITVLRLQYDSLRSGLDSEAPVVSAQTIQSLRRAVERVIPAAPEAHHENYLKAPETCILEQNYPNPFNATTTIRYAVPASGQVRLTLYNVMGQQVATLVDAPQAAGYHSISWNGTCMASGVYIYRLEAASHTVTQKMLLLK
- a CDS encoding right-handed parallel beta-helix repeat-containing protein, translated to MNGSKLLFLLIVFGIVFTQPGYGWWTNVKPEIQTIKGLDPDAEPLHLSNPLKIRYLSGGGTSAEDLEIAWCAEELATRLRKVAEDHQVPLAVTVERWGCLPPPEENDIVLGLWNPYMRPVFDTDSWEPWHHSPMDKYHPEGYYILVPDVISPVYLTASTTQGLRYGVTSLWKAVDVAGTEFELGVARIEDFPTFEFRGLSVFSDLGDPDPTLVPKADSNHPGINRPEAFADSVTKIAYYAMLENKANSLVHNGSPWYYGNNNSHRPAESTFLTRFGTGLWGTDSHKKWKEFGIDWYEGVNWLDQNANQDNYYRSIQIVDTCSVEQDGGWVRLHVSSGTTAFTGGDFQGWGTQPNPPGWDPPASFEKVVEANQNIFLRVKDIQSSGGGATFTAAKQKLQNHWGLEEDAQHVWTAYPSRQMILSFKVRVNSMLENDIATIKVNMPGVPDGRLAGDYPPTDDGGYLPTNPCTGYHTNFDLVQSGQSLGRVAPTDGWVTLKQVFTTYGAKYITVEVTPTGVSDNATVDFDDFKIVDSDFYQLYAPEHQNMSFEVLRDGISQFTFNTGYDLQELSNSTKAWKVHHAAVSVPTAAWNGHDGFNANDKVVVTYRSFARRAAGPIVETGNVTGEVYPIIDGGSPRYLARTDHLTSFGGDAALEDQRDWFESNFSGNVRGYYSAENEIHGAGWRDGDYGDMNQSFAQTYGEFMSDVAGTLSPNKPLILFSDMFSPHLEAKRFCRTNNPLGIVGGLYHGDRDNCMSSSNIPGLDPDATIWFINEDIDYVSMNQAEIDARQEWWNGVVSRPDNKWSELLGGHLIMTRDGTPVPWPNDNNRAYYKHVVNGAYAARESGARIPGGMRFFWPGEFKHGDYATTEYYGANSGRTQQWLQWLWNCGTVTIGIRDFADYYDHTQNTAHADFKIYPQEPGPAEIASDIDSVVLQYRFGLSGDWLRIKQLGNKYQSKSDSVYSFDISLPDSGGVVEYRVWAFDDFGRYHSYPASGTKLKDPDVGDRLYFTFERRKDGVIDHSMTFHTPGVMTQPYVIKPGATLAIRPLPDYVYSTMAVSDNASISFEEGLETVVPQLDISAGDTATIAFELQQGSSHWDGIDSRHGLISTHNVKFLRGTDGLSISPASGIQSHSMQKTTFEDIVHVSGGSVKVEGSPTFSSLIVDSGATLELQPGTVVSFADTARLLVSPYGKLHCIGTDSLPIVFTSTADSLKWLGVQISKHAADTSSFAYCQFVNSQAGLLADNGVVSLKHCSFAGNHTGVMAINGGTVLADSCTLTSNQDGVVIANLATGHLSNCAVSRNSGPGLVGLSRSTYYLENCVVDSNSGDGTAGGLGLYTGSQAFLKCTNVEGNTGPGITAYGGAVMMSSVDTVAAPNVNWRGNSIRANHTVGREGQLTLMGRIGLGLYNGHNQIADSAGTSTLVRWEDHPTRDWWRDVYWGRTDTANILNRLPSSVLLSRVDSSWSNCPAFRGDATEPDSLITDFLAPHNSEAVPDWSSARTAYRNLVKLSPKSDYAFAAADRLLDVDRAAHYSVDSTRLYLSSIADTTTNAALKRWLKNTIGWCWAEKDSIAKANSLYDSLATYGATRLDRASASAQKQMVAVHKLSSDTAGFTALSVIQHTDSARMFMERMNLWTQTVITDSVIMYAPCQVDTMIEIAQGGTLVILPHPGTEEAVVNFGPHGSITVDGFSESQPRGKLYVLGTAQSQVIMNWDTVSTGGPNIASTCGYVEMKHAVLQGSGWVNSNENPLETTTRMPIFQADSCTFKIFADGIICYGTDSSSYLTNSTLQRMGGVDMFGAGSSSALALFGDAHLRIENCHIEGSREAGLLNYYSNADLNVIGTTITGSDGNGILNWEGGNLTLECSQVTDNGDTLAEIWVNGGTVDLVGAHTQLADSSGTLIYSSDPSYVDVGDGENSFDLWTGNGRYLASGATSGSWSIGMNTWAPYTPGDTAFYAHLCPASPSFWSVDTSLATFASCEASTQSIGDGLSGMLPGTSDKHQTDTWTPGSGNPATTISALQPTIGLTATTTVAGGALAKGPVRSAQKGLSAVNEKRSNQAMMLNHYREELSQWRTAKALRNAGDKQASLQRTMTFLADHPGSKLVPAALANLAGLAQKGDLNGTVSKFLAEQSNTLTDPAQRIQAKRFSYVAKAREGNPSEALAGLEEMMETAPTLKDSLEALVDAMGIGFFNRHNKSVHPRSPQIRCANVKELQRRVIECARLLDNPAMSAKGHGPMIPTQYALYQNYPNPFNPNTEIRFDVPEAVRVEMKVFNILGQEVAKLIDEVRPAGAYRLTWDSRTTSGASVASGLYIYRIKAGNFVDAKKMMLVR
- a CDS encoding T9SS type A sorting domain-containing protein, with product MKRHHPLWHISLSLLMLLIMHTSLFAQPQVPVTWGQARWLNSGCSLESYHSFIMMGDTLLAGGTLSDGSQNPNYTPVVAHSFDNGQTWSAWQRLDSNFYDNVRLILSGADGRIFAFYDTEDSTFHVTSQTMRSLDGGATWATCLPPISNRWLSAGTAVGRQVVVVNIDTQGHFDKRISISDDGGDHWRLLIPLAGDSTFVIGAGLTRTNILLDEARHVGRSSRVGVSVGDRSSQSWSPYQDLPGQPMAAYIINSLLTADSSSETAIQLSVCTHTDGFVMETLYYQRTTDAGVSWSLPRTLSQGATLSSYMAEPEAFCHGKLWGVAWQDYGSADSTRWGIYFRLSANHGKDWYPQQYVDGVAFYSWYGTGQFVGNEVRLYWQGFHDSWTTEDYRTVNGTLTPDTLPPALTLDLWGQDTIRQGDTLRLEATAADNDTLSEVRVLISDSGQVSTVSMERTSGSRYSTTFVVPHEGRFDYRGQAEDFWENITSVPDTGWLSFVAQGPSATSSFILPPSSFAVSVFPNPSNGWPSLQLAPEWFAQGPVTVSVYNLLGQRLLQRRLANSRTSLAPDAPSASGLFVLEVASGSRTARQKLLILK